Within Candidatus Thermoplasmatota archaeon, the genomic segment TGAGTCTCGGGGATGGCGAAATCATGCGGGGCAGGAGTTTTTATTGGCGGCTTCCATTTCCTTGCGGGGATTCCCTGAGAATTCGTGAGGCCATTTCGGACGACATGAGGCATATTCTCGAGAGGAGCGTTGAGACGGTCTGGCGGGACATACCCGAGGGTGAGAGGAGGGGAGTTGACTACACCAAATGGAGAAAGACCGCCGTCCAGGTCATCGAGCCTGTGCTGAAGGACAGGGCGAACAAGATCTACGTGGCGGAGGATGAGAATGATGGTTTTGCGGGATACATCGTCGTCGGAGAGACCAAGAACATATTCTCCCCCGCGGGCCACGGCTTCATCTATGACGTCTTCGTGGAGGAGCAGTTCCGAAGATCGGGAGTGGCGAGTATGCTTCTGAAAGCGGCGGAGGACTTCTGCATCTTGAGAGGTCTCGAGGCGATCAAACTGGAGGTTGCGGACGATAATCCGATCGCCATGAAGTTGTACGAGCAAGCGGGGTTCACATCGGAGAGGCGCTTCCTGGGAAAGAGAATCGAACCGTGAGCGGTCAGAGTCGAGGAGGGGTTCCCGCACATTCCAGGAAGCTCCACGGAAAGTTAACCATGCCCATGGTTAACTCGAGCGGCGTCGCAATCGTCGGGACCTGGCCGCGACTCCGTTAACCTTGAACAAGGTTAACCTCGGGCCCGGTTCCCCATCCAGACGGGAAAAAACTAAGTAGTCGAAACCTCATCGAGAATTCACCGGAGGGAACCTAATGCTGGAGAACCGAAGGTATGTGGGCAGAATCCTGATATGTGGGCTTGTGGTTTTCGCATTTCTAGTCGTGTCAGTGAATCCGCTGGTGATGAACTCGAGGGCGGCGATTCCCGTTCCTCACAACACGTACGGCCATGCGCACGACATGCAGGGCATGCTGTTGGATTCCGGTCAGCTGGTGACCGCGTGGATCGACGGCGTCATGTACGGATGGAACATGACCTTCTTCGACGCAATGGATCCGGACCCCGGGAATCAGTCCGGGAAGTATGATATTGACACCAACGGCAACCAGATTACGATTCCAGCCGATCCCGACACGCCTTGGATCAAAGAGGGCGGTGATCACGGCGTTGACGACATCATGTACGTCTGGGGGGATATGACCGACTTCGGCACTTCGCCGGGATCGAACGCCTCAAGCTGGATATTCGAACAGAACGCCACCTGGCGGACGTTCGTCGCCGAGTACATGGACCTGACCGTCGCACCGATCCAGCCGCCAGCACTGCCGAAGATAAACAACATCACCACGATGCCGGCGGACCAAGGGAGTCAATACCTGTACATCTACGCGCCTCCCGGAACGC encodes:
- a CDS encoding GNAT family N-acetyltransferase, coding for MRHILERSVETVWRDIPEGERRGVDYTKWRKTAVQVIEPVLKDRANKIYVAEDENDGFAGYIVVGETKNIFSPAGHGFIYDVFVEEQFRRSGVASMLLKAAEDFCILRGLEAIKLEVADDNPIAMKLYEQAGFTSERRFLGKRIEP